From Paenibacillus sp. V4I7, one genomic window encodes:
- a CDS encoding NAD-dependent malic enzyme, producing the protein MAGLNGGGTSVIVRLEIHKELVTFGKIATAIGEAGGDIVAIDVTRASKTTTTRDITVKVSDPEHTESITKVLKEIPGVRLINVSDQTFLMHLGGKIEVTPKMPIKNRDDLSRVYTPGVARVCMAIHEDPAKAHSLTIKRNTVAVVSDGTAVLGLGNIGPEAAMPVMEGKAMLFKQMAGVDAFPICLDTQDTEEIIRTVKAIAPAFGGINLEDISSPRCFEIEERLINELDIPVFHDDQHGTAVVILAGLLNAVKLVGKNLEDCKVVITGIGAAGIACTKMLLAAGVTNVIGVDRQGAIVRGESYSNSAWEWYAANTNPFLQKGLLSDVISGADIFIGLSGPGVLKADDVKRMGTDPIVFAMANPTPEITPEEAEPYVRVMATGRSDYPNQINNVLCFPGIFRGVLDCRASRITQEMKLAAAKAIASVVNEDELNEYYIIPSVFNTAVVEKVREAVMEAAYESGVARRRNQRETHDAHHE; encoded by the coding sequence ATGGCGGGGTTAAATGGTGGAGGCACAAGCGTTATTGTGCGTTTGGAAATACATAAAGAATTGGTCACTTTTGGGAAAATTGCTACAGCTATAGGTGAAGCAGGCGGCGATATTGTCGCGATTGACGTAACACGAGCTAGTAAAACAACAACGACGCGCGATATTACGGTAAAAGTAAGCGACCCTGAACATACGGAATCCATTACTAAAGTATTGAAGGAGATTCCTGGCGTTCGGTTAATTAACGTTTCAGACCAAACGTTTCTCATGCATTTGGGTGGCAAGATCGAAGTTACTCCGAAAATGCCTATTAAAAATCGGGACGACCTATCCCGTGTATATACACCGGGGGTTGCTCGGGTTTGTATGGCAATTCATGAAGACCCAGCGAAAGCACACTCATTGACGATAAAACGGAATACGGTTGCTGTTGTGTCGGATGGCACAGCGGTCCTCGGTTTAGGAAATATTGGTCCGGAAGCGGCGATGCCGGTGATGGAAGGGAAGGCCATGCTGTTCAAGCAGATGGCAGGTGTAGATGCGTTCCCAATTTGTTTGGACACGCAAGATACCGAAGAAATTATTCGTACGGTAAAAGCGATTGCACCAGCATTCGGTGGTATTAATTTAGAAGATATTTCATCGCCGCGTTGTTTTGAAATTGAGGAAAGATTAATCAATGAACTAGATATTCCTGTGTTCCACGACGATCAGCATGGAACGGCAGTAGTTATTCTTGCAGGGCTTCTCAATGCTGTTAAGCTCGTGGGCAAGAATTTGGAAGATTGTAAAGTAGTTATCACGGGCATTGGAGCTGCGGGGATTGCCTGTACGAAGATGCTTTTAGCTGCCGGTGTTACAAATGTTATCGGTGTAGATCGACAAGGCGCAATCGTACGCGGAGAGAGCTATTCGAATTCAGCTTGGGAATGGTATGCAGCCAATACGAATCCATTTTTACAAAAAGGACTACTGTCTGATGTTATATCAGGTGCTGATATTTTCATTGGGTTATCCGGGCCGGGTGTACTTAAGGCTGATGATGTGAAGAGAATGGGTACTGATCCGATCGTGTTCGCGATGGCAAACCCAACTCCGGAAATTACGCCAGAAGAAGCTGAGCCTTATGTTCGTGTGATGGCAACCGGCCGGTCAGATTACCCGAATCAAATTAATAATGTTCTTTGCTTCCCGGGGATTTTCCGCGGTGTGCTGGACTGCCGCGCTTCGCGCATCACGCAAGAAATGAAGTTGGCTGCAGCCAAAGCTATTGCATCTGTAGTAAATGAAGATGAATTGAACGAATATTACATTATTCCAAGTGTGTTCAACACGGCTGTTGTTGAGAAGGTAAGAGAAGCGGTCATGGAAGCAGCTTATGAATCCGGTGTGGCCCGTCGCCGCAACCAGCGTGAGACACATGATGCACACCACGAATAA
- a CDS encoding PLP-dependent aminotransferase family protein — MEFHLPYHSYRTRYASKYAALYHALHDEILANRLKLHTKLLSSRELAALFGLSRGTVNQVYEMLIAEGYLQADIGRGTFVVYASGQEKKEHVSRKEIRLSAWGMRVRDGDWVGQGQVQGQGQVQEQEQGQVQVQGQLQGQGQVQVQGQVQRQGQGRKISFAVGRPQMNEFPRELWNRGMYEQVRRMTESPEEEAYIAEGHYALREAIAQHLRRMRGIDAPPERIVIVNGSMQAIALLTQVLVNEGDPVILERPGYQGVSRAVLAAGGVPVHAAVDGQGLVPQPWNARLLFVTPSRQFPTGAVLGLERRQQLLRWAAEQGAVIVEDDYDSEFRHRGRPIEPLKVLDQDEGRVVYIGTFSKTMLQELRIGYVVLPEALQGAFVAAKRLYEPHPSGLLEQRSLAAFMVSGGYERHLRRMRRVYASKFLLLQELLQEELSTLFEWVESDSGLHLFGWWRGDPRSYASYAAVCREAGVSWSDAATYGLPPERAGAIFGFAHLTEEEIRCGVALLRHVNDCRTR, encoded by the coding sequence TCCTGTCGAGCCGTGAACTGGCAGCTTTGTTTGGATTGTCTCGTGGAACCGTTAATCAGGTGTATGAGATGTTGATTGCTGAGGGCTACTTGCAGGCTGATATAGGAAGAGGGACTTTTGTTGTATATGCTAGCGGGCAGGAGAAGAAGGAGCACGTTAGCAGGAAGGAGATTCGACTGTCGGCTTGGGGGATGCGGGTTCGTGATGGGGATTGGGTAGGGCAGGGGCAAGTGCAGGGGCAGGGGCAAGTGCAAGAGCAAGAGCAAGGGCAAGTGCAAGTGCAGGGGCAATTGCAGGGACAGGGGCAAGTGCAAGTGCAGGGACAAGTGCAGAGACAAGGACAGGGGCGAAAGATTTCGTTTGCGGTGGGTCGACCGCAAATGAATGAGTTTCCGCGGGAGCTGTGGAACCGCGGGATGTACGAGCAGGTGCGGCGGATGACGGAGTCGCCGGAGGAGGAGGCTTACATCGCCGAGGGGCATTATGCGCTTCGCGAAGCGATCGCACAGCACCTGAGACGGATGCGGGGAATCGATGCGCCGCCTGAGCGCATCGTAATCGTCAACGGGTCGATGCAAGCGATAGCGCTGCTGACCCAGGTGCTCGTGAATGAAGGCGATCCAGTCATACTGGAGCGCCCGGGGTATCAAGGCGTCAGCCGCGCTGTGCTGGCGGCTGGCGGAGTCCCCGTCCACGCGGCGGTGGACGGGCAAGGGCTTGTGCCGCAGCCGTGGAACGCACGGCTGCTGTTCGTGACACCCAGCCGCCAGTTCCCTACGGGGGCGGTGCTGGGCTTAGAGCGCCGCCAGCAGCTTCTGCGCTGGGCGGCAGAGCAGGGCGCTGTCATCGTCGAAGACGATTATGACAGCGAGTTCAGGCACCGCGGGCGGCCGATTGAGCCGCTCAAGGTGCTAGACCAAGATGAGGGCCGAGTGGTTTACATCGGCACCTTCTCCAAAACGATGCTGCAGGAGCTGCGCATCGGGTACGTCGTGCTGCCGGAGGCGCTGCAGGGCGCTTTTGTAGCCGCGAAGCGGCTTTACGAGCCGCACCCTTCGGGGCTGCTCGAACAGCGATCGCTCGCCGCTTTCATGGTGAGCGGCGGCTATGAGCGTCACCTGCGCCGTATGCGGCGGGTGTACGCGAGCAAGTTCTTGCTCCTGCAAGAGCTGCTGCAGGAGGAGCTCTCCACCCTCTTCGAGTGGGTGGAGAGTGATAGCGGGCTGCATTTGTTCGGCTGGTGGCGGGGCGACCCCCGCAGCTATGCCTCCTATGCAGCCGTATGCCGTGAAGCTGGCGTCTCGTGGAGCGACGCAGCGACTTACGGCCTCCCCCCAGAGCGAGCTGGGGCAATCTTCGGTTTTGCACATCTAACCGAGGAGGAGATTCGCTGCGGTGTAGCTCTTTTAAGGCATGTTAATGATTGCCGCACACGATGA